From a single Hymenobacter sp. YIM 151500-1 genomic region:
- a CDS encoding flippase-like domain-containing protein has protein sequence MLPRPHLQNYVQNAEEPALARRRGLVVAGKLLVTALTLGLLWHSIVADAATAAAWRGLVARTLSGQGRGPVLLALALVPLNWGLEAWKWWRLARHLEAVSFRRAFRAVLVGLTLGFVTPNRVGDYAGRIMELKSRRLDALGAVFLGRYCQLVVTVAAGTLGLLYFLLRFALPGYPAVQAGVVAATVLLNAAILLPLYYSRLVVGAVAAVPVLRRLRPFLAVMPTYPARLLTGVLLISGLRYAVFGVQFGLLLLAYGCQAPLGPGAAAVAGTFLLKSLVPSLNALADVGVRELSATHLFGLLNEPVLPVLSASLSLWVLNIALPSAAGLGFVLRLRVLRKRRKARPTPVPAA, from the coding sequence ATGTTGCCCAGGCCCCACCTACAAAACTACGTCCAAAACGCGGAAGAACCCGCACTGGCGCGGCGGCGCGGGCTGGTGGTGGCCGGCAAGCTGCTAGTTACCGCGCTTACCCTGGGCCTGCTGTGGCACTCCATCGTGGCCGACGCCGCTACGGCCGCCGCGTGGCGGGGGCTGGTGGCGCGCACGCTCAGCGGGCAGGGGCGGGGGCCGGTGCTGCTGGCCCTGGCCCTGGTGCCGCTCAACTGGGGTCTGGAGGCCTGGAAATGGTGGCGCCTGGCCCGGCATCTGGAGGCGGTGTCGTTCCGGCGGGCCTTCCGGGCGGTGCTGGTGGGCCTTACCCTGGGCTTCGTGACGCCCAACCGCGTGGGCGACTACGCCGGCCGCATCATGGAGCTGAAAAGCCGCCGCCTCGATGCCCTGGGGGCCGTGTTCCTGGGCCGCTACTGCCAGTTGGTGGTGACGGTGGCGGCCGGCACGCTGGGGCTGCTGTACTTTCTGCTGCGGTTTGCCTTGCCGGGCTACCCCGCCGTACAGGCTGGCGTGGTGGCTGCCACCGTGCTGCTGAACGCGGCAATTCTGCTGCCGCTGTACTACTCGCGCCTGGTGGTAGGAGCCGTGGCAGCAGTGCCCGTGCTGCGGCGGCTACGGCCGTTTCTGGCCGTTATGCCCACGTACCCGGCCCGTCTGTTAACCGGCGTGTTGCTGATTTCGGGGCTGCGCTACGCGGTGTTCGGAGTGCAGTTCGGGCTGCTGCTGCTGGCTTACGGCTGCCAGGCCCCGCTGGGGCCGGGCGCGGCGGCCGTGGCGGGCACGTTCCTGCTCAAGTCCCTGGTGCCCTCCCTCAATGCCCTGGCCGACGTGGGCGTGCGGGAGCTGTCGGCCACTCACTTGTTTGGTTTGCTGAATGAGCCGGTGCTGCCGGTGCTTAGCGCCAGCCTGAGCTTGTGGGTGCTCAACATTGCTCTGCCCAGCGCCGCCGGCCTGGGGTTTGTATTGCGGCTACGCGTGCTGCGCAAACGCCGAAAAGCCCGGCCCACCCCGGTGCCCGCCGCCTGA
- the ruvC gene encoding crossover junction endodeoxyribonuclease RuvC, whose translation MILPLASSELLPKVIMGVDPGTQVMGYAVIEVQGQRVTVLRYDVIDMKKLGTNHALKLKKIFERMVELIEEFLPDELAIEAPFYGANVQSMLKLGRAQGVAIAACLSRQIPYVEYAPTKVKQSVTGTGTATKEHVAHMLRQTLQLPPVEQASKFLDATDALAVALCHHYQKGNNVKAGGKSWGKFLADNPGKLAAPVAGKKVPAKKKPAA comes from the coding sequence TTGATTCTGCCCCTTGCTTCCTCCGAACTGCTGCCCAAAGTTATTATGGGCGTCGACCCCGGCACCCAGGTCATGGGCTACGCGGTGATTGAGGTGCAGGGCCAGCGCGTAACGGTGCTGCGCTACGACGTCATCGACATGAAGAAGCTGGGCACCAACCACGCCCTCAAGCTGAAGAAAATCTTTGAGCGGATGGTGGAGCTGATTGAGGAATTCCTGCCCGATGAGCTGGCCATCGAAGCGCCCTTCTACGGGGCCAACGTGCAGAGCATGCTCAAGCTGGGCCGGGCCCAGGGCGTGGCCATTGCCGCCTGCCTTTCCCGCCAGATACCCTACGTGGAGTACGCCCCCACCAAGGTGAAGCAGTCAGTGACGGGCACGGGCACGGCCACCAAGGAGCACGTGGCCCACATGCTGCGCCAGACTTTGCAGCTGCCACCCGTGGAGCAGGCCTCCAAGTTTCTGGACGCCACCGACGCCCTGGCCGTGGCCCTGTGCCACCACTACCAGAAGGGCAACAACGTGAAGGCCGGCGGCAAAAGCTGGGGCAAGTTCCTGGCCGACAACCCCGGCAAACTGGCCGCGCCGGTGGCCGGCAAGAAAGTCCCGGCGAAGAAGAAGCCCGCAGCCTGA
- a CDS encoding PhzF family phenazine biosynthesis protein, with protein MLLPLYQVDAFADRPFAGNPAAVCPLHEWPPAPTMQAIAAENNLAETAFFVPRANSGGEFELRWFTPTVEVELCGHATLASAHVLYHHLGFDGPEIVFHSKSGPLRVSQAEAGRLTLDFPARPPQPLGPHPDGLLDGLRATPLHLLAGPDLVCVFNSEAEVRALHPNIAQLERVEYRGVIATAPGTDGVDFVSRFFGPRVGVPEDPVTGSAHTTLVPYWAGRLGKTHLHARQVSARGGDLWCELRQDRVLMSGHAVTYLRGEIEVPEV; from the coding sequence ATGCTGCTGCCTCTCTACCAGGTCGATGCTTTTGCCGACCGTCCGTTTGCCGGCAACCCCGCCGCCGTGTGCCCCCTGCACGAGTGGCCGCCCGCCCCCACCATGCAGGCCATAGCCGCCGAAAACAACCTGGCTGAAACCGCCTTTTTCGTACCCCGCGCCAACAGTGGCGGCGAGTTTGAGCTGCGCTGGTTTACGCCCACCGTGGAGGTGGAGCTGTGCGGCCACGCCACCCTGGCCTCGGCCCACGTGCTCTACCACCATCTGGGCTTCGACGGCCCCGAAATCGTGTTTCACTCGAAAAGCGGCCCCCTGCGGGTAAGCCAGGCCGAAGCCGGCCGGCTCACGCTCGACTTCCCGGCCCGGCCGCCCCAGCCCCTCGGCCCGCACCCCGACGGCCTGCTCGACGGCCTGCGGGCCACCCCCCTGCACCTGCTGGCCGGCCCCGACCTGGTGTGCGTGTTCAACTCCGAGGCCGAGGTGCGCGCCCTGCACCCCAACATAGCCCAGCTGGAGCGGGTAGAGTACCGCGGCGTTATTGCCACGGCCCCCGGCACCGATGGCGTAGATTTCGTGTCGCGCTTTTTCGGGCCGCGCGTGGGCGTGCCCGAGGACCCCGTAACGGGCTCGGCCCACACCACGCTGGTGCCCTACTGGGCCGGGCGCCTGGGCAAAACCCACCTCCACGCCCGCCAGGTATCGGCCCGCGGCGGCGACTTGTGGTGCGAGCTGCGCCAGGACCGGGTGCTGATGAGCGGCCACGCCGTGACGTACCTGCGGGGCGAAATCGAGGTGCCCGAAGTGTAG
- a CDS encoding RNA polymerase sigma factor — MAEPIDALVEGCRRGRPAAQRALYERLGYQLMGVCLRYCPSRAEAEDALQLTFVKIFTRLDQFRNEGPFEAWARRIAVTTSLHLWHQHQRRGLHFDTQEAEELHHPDGTPLDQLSADDILRLLNTLPPGYRTVLNLYAIEGYSHAEIGELLGISEGTSKSQLSRARRLLEERLHQQASTPSLP; from the coding sequence ATGGCCGAACCGATTGATGCGCTGGTCGAAGGTTGCCGGCGGGGCCGGCCCGCCGCCCAACGGGCCCTCTACGAGCGGCTGGGCTATCAGCTGATGGGGGTATGCCTGCGCTACTGCCCCTCCAGAGCCGAAGCCGAAGACGCCTTGCAGCTGACTTTCGTCAAGATTTTCACCCGCCTTGATCAGTTTCGCAACGAGGGCCCTTTTGAAGCCTGGGCCCGGCGGATTGCCGTCACTACCTCCCTCCACCTCTGGCACCAGCACCAGCGGCGCGGCCTCCACTTCGACACCCAGGAAGCCGAAGAGCTGCACCACCCCGACGGCACCCCGCTCGACCAGCTCTCGGCCGACGATATTCTTCGCCTGCTCAACACGCTGCCTCCCGGCTACCGCACCGTGCTGAACTTGTACGCCATCGAGGGCTACTCCCACGCCGAAATCGGGGAGTTGCTGGGCATTTCGGAAGGCACCAGCAAGTCGCAGCTCTCCCGGGCCCGGCGCCTGCTGGAGGAGCGCCTTCACCAACAGGCTTCAACTCCTTCATTGCCATGA
- a CDS encoding T9SS type A sorting domain-containing protein, whose translation MKKLVLTLAGLLGAATSLLAQLPTNSFAVTSACPGSARNPSVLSEVNTDGTLTTIGNIRAGGNNIIVNGLGYDNADPTALFGMRVIQPVTLSSVQIPPTLYRINLTTAQADSLGPVTPPPAPTLPPVTFPEFLIDEVELTFNFIGDGGLTSNYFVGGATFRIILGAGGPRVSDLRLYVGEVQLPSAGVRAVTAPVWRQLNTSEPGTAAVIAAYQAQVQVFVAGGGTGTVPEGGIQDWIFNTSTGSLISYLGQENKFLTITNPGSNPVAITTTPSAPINPGDNIGSMFADRNGNVYAVSADDGTIYRIDPLTGNFTGLQFPNVLGCYRGDAVSLPGALPLPVRLVGFTAQAQGSKAALDWTTAWEENVREFRVERRTDARTAWQAVATVPAANAAQGRRYSALDPSPESGLNYYRLAVIDFDGTTSYSEVRSVVVEAAGAALALYPNPTAGEFTAVLGSAATGPVQVLNSLGQVVRELPAQGQTVVRGTLDNLPAGTYLLRTTGSRTPTTQRLFLMR comes from the coding sequence ATGAAAAAACTAGTACTTACGCTGGCAGGTCTGCTCGGAGCAGCCACCAGCTTGCTGGCCCAACTGCCCACCAATAGTTTCGCCGTCACGTCGGCTTGCCCCGGCAGTGCCCGGAATCCATCCGTGCTGAGCGAGGTGAATACAGATGGCACTCTCACTACTATTGGAAATATCCGGGCTGGCGGCAATAACATCATCGTAAACGGCCTGGGCTACGACAATGCTGACCCTACGGCGCTGTTTGGCATGCGGGTGATACAGCCTGTGACGCTGTCCAGCGTGCAGATTCCGCCCACACTCTACCGGATCAACCTGACTACTGCCCAGGCCGACAGCCTGGGACCAGTAACGCCGCCTCCTGCTCCCACCCTTCCCCCCGTTACCTTTCCAGAGTTCTTGATTGATGAGGTTGAGCTAACGTTCAACTTCATCGGAGACGGCGGACTTACCTCTAACTACTTTGTGGGCGGAGCTACCTTCCGCATTATCCTGGGCGCGGGCGGGCCCCGCGTCTCCGATTTGCGCTTGTACGTAGGGGAAGTGCAATTGCCCAGCGCTGGCGTCCGCGCCGTGACAGCGCCCGTGTGGCGCCAGTTGAATACGTCTGAACCAGGTACGGCAGCAGTTATTGCCGCCTATCAAGCGCAGGTGCAGGTCTTTGTTGCGGGAGGCGGCACGGGCACCGTGCCCGAGGGCGGTATTCAGGACTGGATATTCAATACGAGTACCGGAAGCTTAATCAGTTATCTAGGACAGGAAAACAAGTTTCTGACTATTACCAACCCCGGCTCTAATCCGGTAGCCATCACCACCACCCCGTCTGCTCCCATCAACCCTGGCGACAACATCGGTTCCATGTTCGCGGACCGCAACGGCAACGTCTACGCCGTATCGGCCGACGACGGCACCATTTATCGAATCGACCCCCTTACCGGCAACTTTACGGGACTCCAGTTCCCGAATGTATTGGGCTGTTACCGCGGTGATGCCGTGAGCTTGCCGGGTGCCTTGCCTCTGCCCGTACGGCTGGTTGGCTTCACGGCCCAGGCGCAGGGCAGCAAGGCAGCTCTCGACTGGACAACGGCCTGGGAGGAAAATGTGCGCGAGTTTCGGGTGGAGCGCCGCACCGATGCGCGCACCGCCTGGCAGGCAGTAGCTACCGTGCCGGCCGCCAATGCCGCCCAGGGCCGCCGCTACTCAGCCCTCGACCCCAGCCCGGAGTCAGGGCTCAACTACTACCGCCTGGCGGTTATCGACTTCGACGGCACGACCAGCTATTCGGAGGTGCGCTCTGTGGTGGTGGAAGCTGCTGGGGCGGCGCTGGCTTTATACCCCAATCCCACAGCGGGCGAGTTTACGGCCGTGCTGGGTTCCGCAGCTACGGGCCCGGTGCAGGTGCTGAACAGCCTGGGCCAGGTGGTGCGCGAACTGCCGGCTCAGGGCCAAACGGTAGTGCGCGGCACCCTCGACAACCTGCCCGCCGGCACTTACCTGCTCCGCACCACCGGCAGCCGTACCCCCACCACGCAGCGGCTGTTTCTGATGCGTTAA
- a CDS encoding spore photoproduct lyase family protein produces MLVSAPETPSLFDPIPVLNSPPVVPASAPNLPPAGKLWLPKRVLFTPDALQEEFGQQIYARVQDHGLPVEVLKANRLTGLRGADARETYRNAKNTLAVVNAPAGALRLQPTPPSADWQMNLAEGCPAHCQYCYLAGSLQGPPVVKVFANLPRLLQNTAQYEQPGRVTSFEVSCYTDVLGIEHLTGSLAECIRYFGPRQGAHLRFVTKYQHVEQLLNLPHQGRTRARVSLNAEPVARRMEGGTAPVAARIQALRQLALPREQGGGGYPVGVVLAPIMPIPEWRAHYTQLLDQLAAALDFPCDLTVEFITHRFTPGSRDVLQEWYPNHALDFDESTRAVKRNKFGGLKYVYRPDDMRTLKEFFYAEWQRRFPHAPVLYWT; encoded by the coding sequence ATGCTGGTATCCGCTCCGGAAACTCCCTCGTTGTTTGACCCGATTCCCGTGCTGAATTCGCCGCCCGTGGTACCGGCTTCCGCGCCGAACCTGCCGCCAGCCGGCAAGCTGTGGCTGCCGAAGCGGGTGCTGTTCACGCCCGATGCTTTGCAGGAGGAGTTTGGCCAGCAGATCTACGCGCGGGTGCAGGACCACGGCCTGCCCGTTGAAGTGCTCAAGGCCAACCGCCTTACCGGCCTGCGCGGCGCCGACGCCCGCGAAACGTACCGCAACGCCAAAAACACGCTGGCCGTGGTCAACGCCCCGGCCGGGGCCCTGCGCCTACAGCCCACGCCGCCCTCCGCCGACTGGCAGATGAACCTGGCCGAGGGCTGCCCGGCCCACTGCCAGTACTGCTACCTGGCCGGCAGCCTGCAAGGGCCGCCCGTGGTGAAGGTGTTTGCCAACCTGCCCCGCCTGCTCCAGAACACGGCTCAGTACGAGCAGCCCGGCCGCGTCACCTCCTTCGAGGTGAGCTGCTACACCGACGTGCTGGGCATCGAGCACCTGACTGGCAGCCTGGCCGAGTGCATCCGCTACTTCGGGCCGCGCCAAGGGGCGCACCTGCGCTTCGTAACCAAGTACCAGCACGTAGAGCAGCTGCTCAACCTTCCCCACCAGGGCCGTACGCGGGCCCGCGTCAGCCTCAACGCCGAGCCCGTGGCCCGGCGCATGGAGGGCGGCACGGCGCCGGTGGCGGCCCGCATCCAGGCCCTGCGCCAGCTGGCCCTGCCGCGGGAGCAGGGCGGGGGCGGCTACCCGGTGGGGGTGGTACTGGCTCCCATCATGCCCATTCCCGAGTGGCGGGCCCACTACACCCAGCTACTCGACCAGCTGGCCGCGGCCCTCGACTTCCCGTGCGACCTGACCGTGGAGTTTATCACCCACCGCTTCACGCCCGGCTCCCGCGACGTGCTCCAGGAGTGGTACCCCAACCACGCCCTCGATTTCGACGAAAGCACCCGCGCCGTGAAGCGCAATAAGTTCGGGGGGCTGAAGTACGTGTATCGCCCCGACGACATGCGCACGCTCAAGGAGTTCTTCTACGCCGAGTGGCAGCGCCGCTTTCCCCACGCCCCGGTACTGTACTGGACGTAG
- a CDS encoding 2'-5' RNA ligase family protein, producing the protein MPVSLSSISAPLILTLRLDPAAQAHFDELRQRHFPPERNFLAAHVTLFHHLPGEEAPAITRFLTEWAANLAPLTLRVAGLRFLGRGVAYDLANDELLRRHRELQTAWAAWLTPQDQQRLRPHVTVQNKVAPDVARTLHTQLAADFQPFEVQATGVQLWAYRGGPWEALREVAFGQPAPATTTSNN; encoded by the coding sequence GTGCCTGTATCCCTCTCCTCCATCTCCGCCCCGCTGATTCTGACCCTGCGGCTCGACCCGGCCGCGCAGGCTCACTTCGACGAGCTGCGGCAGCGCCACTTTCCGCCGGAGCGCAACTTCCTGGCCGCCCACGTCACGCTGTTCCATCATTTGCCGGGTGAGGAAGCGCCGGCCATTACCCGGTTCCTGACTGAGTGGGCCGCGAACCTTGCCCCCCTGACCCTGCGCGTGGCGGGCCTGCGCTTCCTGGGCCGCGGCGTGGCCTACGACCTCGCCAACGACGAGCTGCTGCGCCGGCACCGGGAGCTGCAAACCGCCTGGGCCGCTTGGCTCACGCCCCAGGACCAGCAGCGCCTGCGGCCCCACGTAACCGTGCAAAACAAAGTAGCCCCCGACGTGGCCCGCACCCTGCACACCCAGCTGGCCGCCGACTTTCAGCCCTTTGAAGTGCAGGCCACCGGCGTGCAGCTCTGGGCCTACCGGGGCGGCCCCTGGGAGGCGCTGCGAGAAGTTGCGTTTGGCCAGCCGGCTCCGGCCACCACCACAAGCAACAACTAA
- a CDS encoding BLUF domain-containing protein, with protein sequence MHHIIYQSAETAPLSDAELRQLLQHWRAYNHSQGITGILLYSEGQFLQIIEGGEAEVQALFERIERNYRHVHVVKLADGPIPQRCFTEWSMGYVPLEPAAFTRVRGYLDLQQSEELASRFRGCDEELANLLRSFVNEQAAMPW encoded by the coding sequence ATGCACCACATCATCTACCAAAGCGCCGAAACCGCCCCTCTATCCGACGCCGAGCTGCGGCAACTGCTGCAACACTGGCGGGCCTACAACCACAGCCAGGGCATTACGGGCATTCTGCTGTACTCGGAAGGGCAGTTTTTGCAGATAATCGAAGGCGGAGAGGCCGAAGTGCAGGCCCTGTTTGAGCGGATTGAGCGCAACTACCGTCACGTGCACGTAGTCAAGCTGGCCGATGGCCCCATTCCGCAGCGCTGCTTCACGGAGTGGTCGATGGGGTACGTGCCGCTGGAGCCAGCCGCCTTTACGCGGGTGCGGGGCTACCTCGACCTGCAACAGTCCGAGGAGCTGGCCTCCCGCTTCCGCGGCTGCGACGAGGAGCTGGCCAACCTGCTCAGGTCGTTTGTGAATGAGCAGGCCGCCATGCCGTGGTAG
- the pncA gene encoding bifunctional nicotinamidase/pyrazinamidase: MRALLLIDVQPDFMPGGALPVAGGHEILPLVNELQNQAELVVATQDWHPATHQSFASRHPGRQPFDHISLHGLPQTLWPDHCVQATPGAALHPGLDQHRIEAVFRKGMNPEIDSYSGFFDNGHRKSTGLADYLRGRGVREVHLAGLAADYCVYYSALDALQEGFAVVLHEAATRAISAEGYAQARQDLLARGAQVL, from the coding sequence ATGCGCGCCCTGCTCCTGATTGACGTTCAACCCGACTTTATGCCCGGCGGCGCCCTGCCCGTGGCGGGCGGCCACGAGATTCTGCCCCTGGTAAACGAGCTGCAAAACCAGGCCGAGCTGGTGGTAGCTACCCAGGACTGGCACCCGGCCACCCACCAGAGCTTTGCCAGCCGGCACCCCGGCCGCCAGCCCTTCGACCACATCAGCCTGCACGGCCTGCCCCAAACCCTCTGGCCCGACCACTGCGTGCAGGCCACGCCCGGCGCCGCCCTCCACCCCGGCCTCGACCAGCACCGCATCGAGGCGGTGTTCCGCAAGGGCATGAACCCAGAAATCGATTCGTACAGCGGCTTTTTCGACAACGGCCACCGCAAAAGCACCGGCCTGGCCGACTACCTGCGCGGGCGCGGCGTGCGGGAAGTGCACCTGGCCGGCCTCGCCGCCGACTATTGCGTGTACTACTCGGCCCTGGATGCCTTGCAGGAAGGCTTTGCCGTGGTGCTGCACGAGGCGGCCACGCGGGCCATTTCGGCCGAAGGCTACGCCCAGGCCCGGCAGGACCTGCTGGCCCGCGGCGCGCAGGTGCTATAG
- a CDS encoding GNAT family N-acetyltransferase, giving the protein MIRLEYFTATDFDQLISWIDSPRLLMNWSGPMFNFPLTPDKLSWYLDGANDLGSSEVFVFKAVDTTTGAAVGHISLGSLSPKNRSARISRVLVDPATRSRGIGQQMLTQVLRFGFEELGLHRIDLGVYDFNEAALRCYTRAGLQAEGRSRDILRYDDEYWSLVEMSMLEHEWQARQAAVA; this is encoded by the coding sequence ATGATTCGCCTCGAATACTTCACCGCCACTGATTTCGACCAACTGATTTCCTGGATTGATTCGCCCCGCCTGCTCATGAACTGGTCGGGGCCGATGTTCAACTTTCCCCTCACTCCCGACAAGCTGAGCTGGTACCTCGACGGGGCCAACGACCTGGGCTCCTCGGAAGTCTTCGTTTTCAAAGCCGTGGATACAACCACCGGCGCCGCCGTGGGCCACATTTCCCTGGGCAGCCTGAGCCCGAAAAACCGCTCGGCTCGCATCAGCCGGGTGCTCGTGGACCCCGCCACCCGCAGCCGCGGCATCGGGCAGCAGATGCTAACCCAAGTGCTGCGCTTCGGCTTCGAGGAGTTGGGCCTGCACCGCATCGACCTGGGTGTGTACGACTTCAACGAGGCCGCCCTGCGCTGCTACACCCGCGCCGGCCTGCAAGCCGAAGGCCGCTCCCGCGACATCCTGCGCTACGACGACGAGTACTGGAGCCTGGTGGAAATGAGCATGCTGGAACACGAGTGGCAGGCCCGCCAAGCCGCCGTGGCCTAA
- a CDS encoding malate:quinone oxidoreductase — MSTTEPSAPLSADVVLIGAGIMSATLGMMLKELQPDLTIAIVERLDVAAAESSDAWNNAGTGHSAFCELNYTPEKPDGSIDVSKAISIAEQFEQSKQFWSFLAEQYQVKELSRFVNHIPHLSFVWGEKNVSFLRKRHAALTQSPLFQGMEYSEDRATLHHWMPLVMEGRDPQQPVAATRMDLGTDVNFGSLTRGMFTLLQGKPGVSFHFHHEVEKLRQKEDGLWRVKAKNLATDETLKIRAPFVFIGAGGGSLPLLLASGIPEGQGFGGFPVSGQWLKCVNPEVIARHHAKVYGKAAVGSPPMSVPHLDTRVINGKQELLFGPYAGFSTKFLKQGSYLDLPLSVKLSNMRPMIMAGLKNMPLTKYLINQVRQSPADRLAALREYLPQARPEDWQLEIAGQRVQVIKKDEKEGGILEFGTEVVSAKDGSIAALLGASPGASTAVSIMAGLIQRCFPQRAASPEWQAKLREMIPSYGRSLHHEPELLEQVRSHTSAVLGLTAQQPA, encoded by the coding sequence ATGAGCACTACCGAACCTTCTGCTCCCCTTTCCGCCGACGTGGTGCTGATTGGGGCCGGCATTATGAGCGCCACCCTGGGCATGATGCTCAAGGAGTTGCAACCCGACCTGACCATCGCCATTGTGGAGCGGCTCGACGTGGCCGCCGCCGAAAGCTCCGACGCCTGGAACAACGCCGGCACGGGCCACTCGGCCTTTTGCGAGCTAAACTACACTCCCGAAAAACCCGACGGCAGCATCGACGTCAGCAAGGCCATCAGCATTGCCGAGCAGTTCGAGCAGTCCAAGCAGTTCTGGTCCTTCCTGGCCGAGCAGTACCAGGTAAAGGAGCTGAGCCGCTTCGTTAACCACATTCCCCACCTGAGCTTTGTGTGGGGTGAGAAGAACGTGAGCTTCCTGCGCAAGCGCCACGCGGCCCTCACCCAGTCGCCCCTGTTTCAGGGCATGGAGTACTCCGAGGACCGCGCCACCCTGCACCACTGGATGCCGCTGGTGATGGAGGGCCGCGACCCGCAGCAGCCCGTGGCCGCCACCCGCATGGACCTGGGCACCGACGTCAACTTCGGTTCTTTGACTCGCGGCATGTTTACTCTGCTCCAGGGAAAGCCTGGCGTGAGCTTCCACTTCCACCACGAGGTAGAAAAGCTGCGCCAGAAGGAAGATGGCCTCTGGCGCGTGAAGGCCAAGAACCTGGCCACAGACGAGACCTTGAAAATCCGGGCGCCGTTTGTGTTTATCGGGGCCGGGGGCGGGTCGCTGCCGCTCTTGCTGGCCTCGGGCATTCCGGAGGGGCAGGGCTTCGGGGGCTTCCCCGTGAGCGGGCAGTGGCTGAAGTGCGTCAACCCCGAGGTTATTGCCCGCCACCACGCCAAGGTGTACGGCAAGGCCGCCGTGGGCTCCCCGCCCATGTCGGTGCCCCACCTCGATACGCGGGTGATTAACGGCAAGCAGGAGCTGCTGTTTGGGCCCTACGCTGGCTTCAGCACCAAATTTCTCAAGCAAGGCTCCTACCTGGACTTGCCCCTATCGGTGAAGCTGAGCAACATGCGGCCCATGATCATGGCGGGCCTCAAAAACATGCCGCTCACCAAGTACCTCATCAACCAAGTGCGCCAGTCGCCCGCCGACCGGCTGGCGGCCCTGCGCGAGTACCTGCCCCAGGCCCGGCCCGAAGACTGGCAGCTCGAAATTGCCGGGCAGCGCGTGCAGGTTATCAAAAAAGACGAAAAGGAAGGCGGCATCCTGGAGTTCGGCACCGAGGTGGTATCGGCTAAGGATGGCTCCATTGCGGCCCTGCTGGGCGCCTCGCCGGGTGCCTCCACCGCCGTCAGCATCATGGCGGGCCTGATTCAGCGGTGCTTTCCGCAGCGGGCCGCCTCGCCGGAGTGGCAGGCCAAGCTGCGCGAGATGATACCGTCCTACGGCCGCTCCCTGCACCATGAGCCGGAGCTGCTGGAGCAAGTTCGCAGCCACACCAGCGCCGTGCTCGGCCTCACGGCTCAGCAGCCGGCGTAA
- a CDS encoding class I SAM-dependent methyltransferase — MSQSLPPDLPPGAFRRLDETPDAEFYRQPRFVTHIDDRAIAAVTQLYREYFPAQSALLDLMSSWVSHLPPEVAYRRVVGLGMNEQELRANPRLSRYVVQDLNQQHALPFQDAEFNGAAICVSIDYLTQPVEVLRELRRVLEPGAPVVVTFSNRCFPSKAIAAWHALDSRGHLALVRTYLEAAGGWHSIELLDRSPQPPGRSDPLYAVVARA; from the coding sequence ATGAGTCAGTCCTTGCCGCCTGATCTGCCTCCCGGCGCCTTCCGCCGCCTCGACGAAACGCCCGATGCCGAGTTTTACCGCCAGCCGCGCTTTGTTACGCACATCGACGACCGGGCCATTGCGGCCGTCACGCAGCTGTACCGGGAATATTTTCCGGCCCAAAGCGCCCTGCTGGATTTGATGAGCAGCTGGGTGAGCCACCTGCCGCCCGAGGTAGCGTACCGCCGCGTGGTGGGCCTGGGCATGAACGAGCAGGAGCTGCGCGCCAACCCGCGCCTGAGCCGCTACGTGGTACAGGACCTCAACCAACAGCACGCGCTGCCCTTCCAGGATGCGGAGTTCAACGGGGCCGCCATCTGCGTGTCGATAGACTACCTGACCCAGCCCGTGGAGGTGCTGCGCGAGCTGCGCCGGGTGCTGGAGCCGGGGGCACCGGTGGTCGTTACCTTCTCCAACCGCTGCTTTCCCAGCAAGGCCATTGCCGCCTGGCACGCCCTCGACAGCCGCGGCCACCTGGCCCTGGTGCGCACGTATCTGGAGGCTGCCGGCGGCTGGCACAGCATCGAGCTGCTAGACCGCAGCCCCCAGCCCCCCGGCCGCTCCGACCCGCTTTATGCTGTGGTGGCGCGGGCGTGA